In Seriola aureovittata isolate HTS-2021-v1 ecotype China chromosome 17, ASM2101889v1, whole genome shotgun sequence, a genomic segment contains:
- the nucb1 gene encoding nucleobindin-1 isoform X1: MKLKPGWLLLLSISAGVWSVPIDRNGGNQEAKEEVPEENADTGLYYDRYLREVIEVLETDPHFREKLQTANTEDIKNGRLSKELDLVSHHVRTRLDELKRQEVSRLRMLLKAKLDSTNTQSLQMDHASLLKQFEHLDPHNQNTFEAKDLELLISTATKDLENYDAERHEEFKRYEMLKEHERREYLKSLDQEKREREEKRMQELKEKHRQHPKVNAPGSVAQLREVWEETDGLDPQEFNPKTFFKLHDTNEDGVLDEQELEALFTKELEKVYDPKNEEDDMMEMEEERLRMREHIMKNVDTNKDRLVSLEEFLKSTEKKEFSNPKEWETLDAKPVYTEEELQRFEVELRDKEEELKRRAETLRQEQELLKERGKALEAQKREYQQAVLEMSQRQKEQQAADGQPPPAGPNGELQFQPETHKPEDKEAKAPADHEAEAQNNLPAEPPQNLPLHT; encoded by the exons ATGAAACTGAAACCTGGCTGGCTGTtgcttctctccatctctgctggGGTTTGGTCAGTACCCATTGATCGCAATGGAGGCAACCAAGAAGCTAAAGAGGAAGTACCGGAGGAGAATGCG GACACTGGCTTGTACTACGACAGGTATCTCAGAGAGGTGATCGAGGTTTTGGAGACAGACCCTCACTtcagagagaaactgcagaCAGCAAACACGGAGGACATTAAG AACGGTCGTCTCAGTAAAGAGCTGGACCTGGTCAGTCACCACGTCCGGACTCGCTTGGATGAGCTGAAGCGGCAGGAGGTTTCTCGTCTCAGGATGCTGCTGAAGGCCAAACTGGACAGCACCAACACACAGA GCCTGCAGATGGACCACGCCTCCCTGCTGAAGCAGTTTGAACATCTGGATCCACACAATCAAAACACATTTGAGGCCAAGGACCTCGAACTGCTGATCTCGACA gccaCGAAGGACCTGGAGAACTATGACGCCGAGAGACACGAGGAGTTCAAGCGCTACGAGATGCTGAAGGAGCACGAGAGGCGGGAGTACCTGAAGAGCCTGGAccaggagaagagggagagagaggagaagagaatgcaggagctgaaggagaaaCACCGCCAGCACCCCAAAGTCAATGCTCCG GGCAGCGTCGCTCAGCTGCGGGAAGTTTGGGAGGAGACGGACGGACTGGATCCACAAGAGTTCAACCCTAAAACCTTCTTCAAACTGCATG ATACAAATGAAGATGGTGTTTTAGATGAGCAGGAACTGGAGGCTCTCTTCACTaaggag CTGGAGAAGGTCTACGACCCAAAAAATGAGGAAGATGATatgatggagatggaggaagaaagACTGAGAATGAGGGAGCACATCATGAAGAAT GTGGATACAAACAAGGACCGGCTCGTCAGCCTGGAGGAGTTCCTCAAGTCCACCGAGAAGAAGGAGTTCAGTAATCCCAAAGAGTGGGAG aCTCTGGACGCCAAGCCGGTGTACACAGAGGAGGAGCTCCAGCGATTCGAGGTGGAGCTAagggacaaagaggaggagctgaagaggaggGCGGAGACTCTGCGtcaggagcaggagctgctgaagGAGCGAGGCAAAGCTCTGGAGGCCCAGAAGAGAGAGTACCAGCAG GCAGTATTAGAGATGTCCCAGAGACAGAAGGAGCAGCAGGCAGCAGACGGGcagcctcctcctgcaggtcCTAACGGAGAACTACAGTTTCAACCAGAGACACATAAACCTGAAGACAAAG AGGCAAAAGCCCCAGCTGATCACGAAGCCGAAGCCCAGAATAATCTGCCTGCTGAGCCTCCGCAGAATCTGCCTTTACACACTTAG
- the nucb1 gene encoding nucleobindin-1 isoform X2, translating to MKLKPGWLLLLSISAGVWSVPIDRNGGNQEAKEEVPEENADTGLYYDRYLREVIEVLETDPHFREKLQTANTEDIKNGRLSKELDLVSHHVRTRLDELKRQEVSRLRMLLKAKLDSTNTQSLQMDHASLLKQFEHLDPHNQNTFEAKDLELLISTATKDLENYDAERHEEFKRYEMLKEHERREYLKSLDQEKREREEKRMQELKEKHRQHPKVNAPGSVAQLREVWEETDGLDPQEFNPKTFFKLHDTNEDGVLDEQELEALFTKELEKVYDPKNEEDDMMEMEEERLRMREHIMKNVDTNKDRLVSLEEFLKSTEKKEFSNPKEWETLDAKPVYTEEELQRFEVELRDKEEELKRRAETLRQEQELLKERGKALEAQKREYQQAVLEMSQRQKEQQAADGQPPPAGPNGELQFQPETHKPEDKEILPSQ from the exons ATGAAACTGAAACCTGGCTGGCTGTtgcttctctccatctctgctggGGTTTGGTCAGTACCCATTGATCGCAATGGAGGCAACCAAGAAGCTAAAGAGGAAGTACCGGAGGAGAATGCG GACACTGGCTTGTACTACGACAGGTATCTCAGAGAGGTGATCGAGGTTTTGGAGACAGACCCTCACTtcagagagaaactgcagaCAGCAAACACGGAGGACATTAAG AACGGTCGTCTCAGTAAAGAGCTGGACCTGGTCAGTCACCACGTCCGGACTCGCTTGGATGAGCTGAAGCGGCAGGAGGTTTCTCGTCTCAGGATGCTGCTGAAGGCCAAACTGGACAGCACCAACACACAGA GCCTGCAGATGGACCACGCCTCCCTGCTGAAGCAGTTTGAACATCTGGATCCACACAATCAAAACACATTTGAGGCCAAGGACCTCGAACTGCTGATCTCGACA gccaCGAAGGACCTGGAGAACTATGACGCCGAGAGACACGAGGAGTTCAAGCGCTACGAGATGCTGAAGGAGCACGAGAGGCGGGAGTACCTGAAGAGCCTGGAccaggagaagagggagagagaggagaagagaatgcaggagctgaaggagaaaCACCGCCAGCACCCCAAAGTCAATGCTCCG GGCAGCGTCGCTCAGCTGCGGGAAGTTTGGGAGGAGACGGACGGACTGGATCCACAAGAGTTCAACCCTAAAACCTTCTTCAAACTGCATG ATACAAATGAAGATGGTGTTTTAGATGAGCAGGAACTGGAGGCTCTCTTCACTaaggag CTGGAGAAGGTCTACGACCCAAAAAATGAGGAAGATGATatgatggagatggaggaagaaagACTGAGAATGAGGGAGCACATCATGAAGAAT GTGGATACAAACAAGGACCGGCTCGTCAGCCTGGAGGAGTTCCTCAAGTCCACCGAGAAGAAGGAGTTCAGTAATCCCAAAGAGTGGGAG aCTCTGGACGCCAAGCCGGTGTACACAGAGGAGGAGCTCCAGCGATTCGAGGTGGAGCTAagggacaaagaggaggagctgaagaggaggGCGGAGACTCTGCGtcaggagcaggagctgctgaagGAGCGAGGCAAAGCTCTGGAGGCCCAGAAGAGAGAGTACCAGCAG GCAGTATTAGAGATGTCCCAGAGACAGAAGGAGCAGCAGGCAGCAGACGGGcagcctcctcctgcaggtcCTAACGGAGAACTACAGTTTCAACCAGAGACACATAAACCTGAAGACAAAG AAATCCTCCCATCACAGTGA